From Chryseobacterium shandongense, the proteins below share one genomic window:
- a CDS encoding Fur family transcriptional regulator — translation MKKDIEDKLIDKNTKPTSMRILVYDFLSSQEAALSLSEIENHFEHADRTTIYRTLKTFEEKGIVHSIQENTTTRYKLCHDGCNENTHKDWHLHFYCKICKQTTCKEDISFPENIKSDFRIDEIRLFAKGICENCLESLQ, via the coding sequence ATGAAAAAGGATATTGAAGATAAATTGATAGATAAAAATACCAAACCTACCAGTATGAGGATTTTGGTGTATGATTTTCTAAGTTCTCAGGAAGCCGCGCTGTCATTATCCGAAATTGAAAATCATTTTGAGCATGCAGATCGTACAACCATTTACAGAACGTTAAAAACATTCGAAGAAAAAGGAATTGTTCACAGCATACAGGAAAACACAACAACCAGATATAAATTGTGTCATGATGGCTGCAATGAAAATACCCACAAAGACTGGCATCTTCACTTTTACTGTAAAATTTGTAAGCAGACCACCTGTAAAGAAGATATTTCTTTTCCTGAAAATATTAAATCCGATTTCAGGATTGATGAAATAAGACTTTTTGCTAAAGGAATTTGCGAAAATTGCCTGGAAAGTTTGCAATAG
- a CDS encoding type II 3-dehydroquinate dehydratase: MKVLIVNGPNLNLLGTREPEIYGTTSMEDFLETLKSEFSSHEIQYYQSNIEGEIINRLQEDNFDALVINPGAFTHYSYAIADCLKNISKPKVEVHISNIYKREEFRQKSVTAANTDAVLSGFGMDGYRLAILSFK; encoded by the coding sequence ATGAAAGTTTTAATTGTAAACGGTCCGAATCTGAATCTTTTGGGAACCCGCGAACCGGAAATTTACGGAACAACAAGCATGGAAGATTTCCTGGAAACTTTAAAATCCGAGTTTTCTTCTCATGAAATACAATATTACCAATCTAATATTGAAGGAGAAATTATTAACAGGCTTCAGGAAGATAACTTTGATGCTCTGGTGATTAATCCCGGAGCTTTTACGCATTATTCTTATGCGATCGCGGATTGTTTAAAAAATATTTCAAAGCCGAAAGTAGAGGTTCATATCAGCAATATTTACAAAAGGGAAGAATTTCGCCAAAAATCCGTGACGGCGGCAAATACGGATGCAGTTTTGTCGGGATTTGGAATGGATGGATATCGATTGGCAATTTTAAGTTTTAAATAA
- the pckA gene encoding phosphoenolpyruvate carboxykinase (ATP): MKNAKIIQDLEKLGIKGNYQVVYNPSYEELYQAEVSPENQGFEKAELTESGAVSVKTGIFTGRSPKDRYIVQDDVTKDTIFWDGKVNLPTTPQIFQSCKELVLNQLSTSKKIYVVDAFCGTNADTRLKVRFIMEVAWQAHFVTNMFIRPSHYELENFGEPDFTVINGSKTTNPNWEEQGLHSENFIMFNLTEKLQIIGGTWYGGEMKKGMFAMMNYYLPLKGMASMHCSANVGEEGDVALFFGLSGTGKTTLSADPKRYLIGDDEHGWDNNGVFNYEGGCYAKVIDLSAEKEPDIFAAIKRDALLENVVVNNGISDYTDNSITENTRVSYPIYHINKIVLPSKAGHASKIVYLSADAFGVLPPVSVLDEDQAQYHFLCGYTSKLAGTERGITEPEPSFSPAFGEAFLTLHPTMYSKTLIGKMKEHGAKAYLVNTGWNGTGKRISLKDTRAIIDAIIDGSIENAPKTRIPIMNLEVPTSLPNVSEGILDPRDTYSNVEEWEEKAKDLAAKYIKNFDQYCNSEEAKKLVASGPQLQTQTIK; the protein is encoded by the coding sequence ATGAAAAACGCTAAAATCATCCAGGATTTAGAAAAATTAGGGATTAAAGGAAACTATCAGGTCGTTTATAATCCTTCGTATGAAGAATTATATCAGGCAGAGGTTTCTCCTGAAAATCAGGGCTTTGAGAAAGCTGAACTTACGGAATCTGGTGCAGTATCAGTAAAAACAGGAATTTTCACAGGTCGTTCACCTAAAGACAGATACATTGTTCAGGATGATGTTACGAAAGATACGATTTTCTGGGATGGTAAAGTAAACCTGCCTACAACACCGCAAATTTTTCAGTCTTGTAAAGAATTAGTGCTGAATCAGCTTTCAACCTCAAAAAAAATCTATGTAGTGGATGCTTTTTGCGGTACCAATGCAGATACCAGGTTAAAAGTGAGATTCATTATGGAAGTGGCGTGGCAGGCGCATTTCGTTACGAATATGTTCATCCGTCCTTCGCATTATGAACTCGAAAACTTCGGTGAACCTGATTTTACGGTAATCAACGGATCCAAAACAACAAACCCAAATTGGGAAGAACAAGGATTACATTCTGAAAATTTCATCATGTTTAATCTTACTGAAAAACTTCAGATCATTGGAGGAACATGGTATGGCGGCGAAATGAAAAAAGGAATGTTTGCCATGATGAACTATTACCTTCCGTTAAAAGGAATGGCTTCCATGCACTGTTCGGCAAACGTGGGTGAAGAAGGAGATGTTGCACTTTTCTTCGGACTTTCCGGGACAGGGAAAACTACCTTATCTGCTGATCCAAAAAGATATCTGATCGGGGATGATGAACACGGCTGGGATAACAACGGCGTTTTCAACTATGAAGGTGGATGCTATGCAAAAGTAATTGACCTCTCCGCAGAAAAAGAACCGGATATTTTTGCAGCCATCAAAAGAGATGCGCTTCTTGAAAATGTAGTGGTAAACAACGGTATTTCAGATTATACGGATAATTCTATTACAGAAAATACAAGAGTATCATATCCTATTTATCATATCAATAAAATTGTTTTGCCTTCAAAAGCAGGGCATGCCAGTAAGATCGTTTATCTTTCTGCAGATGCTTTCGGAGTATTGCCTCCGGTTTCAGTTTTGGATGAAGATCAGGCACAATACCATTTCCTTTGCGGATATACTTCAAAATTAGCAGGAACGGAAAGAGGAATTACAGAACCTGAACCATCTTTCTCGCCGGCATTCGGAGAGGCATTCTTAACCTTGCACCCTACGATGTATTCCAAAACACTTATCGGTAAGATGAAGGAACACGGCGCCAAAGCATATCTTGTAAATACTGGATGGAACGGAACCGGAAAAAGGATTTCATTAAAAGATACAAGAGCCATTATTGATGCCATTATCGACGGTTCTATTGAAAATGCGCCGAAAACAAGAATTCCGATCATGAATCTGGAAGTACCAACATCATTGCCAAATGTTTCTGAAGGCATCCTTGATCCGAGAGATACATACAGTAATGTCGAAGAATGGGAGGAAAAAGCAAAAGATCTTGCTGCAAAATATATTAAAAACTTTGACCAGTATTGCAATTCTGAAGAAGCTAAGAAATTAGTCGCCTCAGGACCTCAATTACAAACACAGACAATTAAATAA
- a CDS encoding GYDIA family GHMP kinase — MGEIFSPGKLMLTSEYFAMDGALVLAVPTRLGQEFSFKEVQDGKSLIFWEAYHQNKLWLKAVIDYKSWQIVETNIPISAEFILKTLKNVQFLSQTKFKSNFTYHLTTNLQFPADYGLGSSSTLMNNLAVWAEIDPFYLNTISLGGSGYDIAVAKEKSAVLYQNKPEIKYEKVDFNPPFKNELIFIHLNQKQNSREGINLYRSKNKSQKLVDEFSDLTRKILLCNELENFSKLMLIHEQKISNFLEIPTVKARFFADCPVFVKSLGAWGGDFVMSSKFDGFKEYFWGKDFNTIFEWQDIIGL; from the coding sequence ATGGGCGAGATATTTTCACCGGGAAAGCTGATGCTTACTTCAGAATATTTCGCAATGGACGGAGCTCTTGTCTTAGCGGTACCTACCAGGCTGGGACAAGAGTTTTCTTTTAAAGAAGTACAAGACGGGAAATCACTTATTTTCTGGGAAGCCTATCACCAGAACAAACTATGGTTAAAAGCTGTCATCGATTATAAAAGCTGGCAGATTGTAGAAACCAATATTCCCATAAGTGCTGAATTCATTTTAAAAACCTTAAAAAATGTTCAGTTTCTTTCCCAAACTAAATTTAAAAGTAATTTTACCTATCACCTTACCACCAATCTGCAGTTTCCGGCAGACTATGGCCTTGGCAGCAGTTCGACATTAATGAATAACTTGGCTGTATGGGCAGAAATTGATCCTTTTTATTTAAATACGATAAGTCTTGGTGGCAGCGGTTACGATATTGCTGTAGCAAAAGAGAAATCTGCCGTGCTTTATCAGAACAAACCTGAGATAAAATATGAAAAGGTAGATTTCAATCCTCCATTCAAAAATGAACTGATATTTATTCACCTCAATCAGAAGCAGAACAGCCGTGAAGGAATCAATTTGTACAGGTCGAAAAATAAGTCCCAAAAACTCGTCGATGAATTTTCGGATCTTACAAGAAAAATTTTGTTATGCAATGAATTGGAAAATTTTTCGAAGCTAATGTTGATTCATGAGCAAAAAATATCAAATTTTCTTGAAATTCCCACAGTTAAGGCCCGTTTTTTCGCCGATTGCCCTGTTTTTGTTAAAAGTTTGGGCGCATGGGGTGGAGATTTCGTTATGAGCTCAAAATTTGATGGCTTTAAGGAGTATTTTTGGGGAAAAGATTTTAACACTATTTTCGAATGGCAAGATATAATAGGCTTGTAG
- the fabD gene encoding ACP S-malonyltransferase: MKALVFPGQGSQFVGMGKELYDSRKDIKDLMESANEILGFDILSIMFGGTDDDLKKTEVTQPSIFIHSVAALKAVNGLGAEMVAGHSLGEFSALVANGVLSFDDGLKLVSERAKAMQAACDANPSSMAAILGLDDAKVEEICAQISGIVVPANYNCPGQLVISGETSAVEEACVKLKEAGAKRALLLPVNGAFHSPLMQPAQERLAAAIEQTKFRKATIPVYQNITTTAVSDPDQIKKNLIAQLTGPVKWTQSVQHMIKDGATNFVEVGPGKTLQGLIKKIDSTVDVASAI; the protein is encoded by the coding sequence ATGAAAGCACTTGTGTTTCCTGGGCAGGGTTCTCAGTTCGTAGGAATGGGAAAAGAACTATATGATTCTAGAAAAGACATCAAAGATCTGATGGAATCTGCCAACGAAATTTTAGGATTCGATATCCTTTCTATCATGTTCGGCGGAACGGATGATGATCTTAAAAAAACCGAAGTTACCCAACCTTCAATTTTTATACATTCTGTTGCTGCGCTCAAAGCAGTAAATGGTCTCGGAGCAGAAATGGTTGCAGGACACTCCTTAGGAGAGTTTTCGGCATTGGTTGCCAACGGCGTTTTATCTTTTGACGACGGGCTTAAGCTGGTTTCTGAAAGAGCAAAAGCAATGCAGGCTGCTTGTGATGCCAATCCGAGTTCTATGGCTGCAATTCTCGGGCTTGATGATGCTAAGGTAGAAGAAATCTGTGCACAGATCAGCGGAATCGTTGTTCCTGCCAATTACAATTGTCCCGGACAATTAGTGATTTCAGGTGAAACATCAGCGGTTGAAGAAGCATGTGTAAAATTAAAAGAAGCAGGAGCAAAAAGAGCATTGTTATTGCCAGTAAACGGGGCTTTCCACTCTCCTTTGATGCAGCCTGCACAAGAGAGGCTTGCTGCTGCCATTGAGCAGACAAAATTCAGAAAAGCCACCATTCCGGTGTATCAGAATATCACAACAACAGCAGTTTCTGATCCGGATCAAATTAAGAAAAACCTTATTGCACAGCTTACAGGTCCTGTAAAATGGACACAGTCGGTTCAGCATATGATTAAAGACGGAGCTACTAATTTCGTAGAAGTAGGACCCGGAAAAACATTACAGGGACTGATCAAAAAAATTGACAGTACTGTTGATGTTGCATCTGCAATCTAA
- a CDS encoding LysM peptidoglycan-binding domain-containing protein, which yields MIKRFFILSSLCMVLGVSAQKSHTVVKGDTPYNIAKKYGLTVDELLKLNPAVKDGKLAIGEVLTVKNDKATSSSIATVSTKPAANGQLGKIVLQPKQTIYGITKQYRISETDLRKLNPDLESHMKIGDEITLPLESIKKYGAGQQVAVSTVKPEEKVTDTPAVIASEGEYIVQQKDNYYKISKQFNLTREELFVLNPGLEEKGLRPGEKISVKKPGNANESGADVFGETNNSKAKVDSGNENASKDENTASSDDYVTYTVQQGDTVFSIVNKFGISIDELTALNPELSRGLKTGMVLKIKKLDPAYVKKNGDALSVVVMLPFGYSTGETQYRTMALDFLTGAKLAIERNARNGQKLDVKIVDSGNEASFRNSLTQINPDNTDLIIGPFFKSNVIDVLDFTKNQKIPIVAPFANSPELYNYSNLIIVETNDQTYADKIVEEVKAAYSDQKIYIVADAKKENANYIKAGLEKILKNPNVTIVNSAADVQLDQNMMTGQSAPVIAILASDNDAIGEAFANRVIALSKEVQGVKAFSMHYVPAFEKKVDDLALANLVYLMDRKINTEGNFEKEILAAYKTKYCKTPPKYAIIGFDVVNDMLTRENKKGEIFRQINKVQTQLATKFEFVKSKANGAYVNTGYRVIRLVQ from the coding sequence ATGATAAAGAGGTTTTTTATTCTGTCCAGTTTATGTATGGTTTTGGGGGTGTCTGCTCAGAAATCGCACACCGTTGTAAAAGGCGATACTCCTTATAATATTGCTAAAAAATACGGACTTACTGTTGATGAATTGCTGAAACTTAATCCCGCTGTAAAAGACGGGAAATTAGCAATAGGGGAGGTTTTAACCGTTAAAAATGATAAAGCAACTTCATCATCTATAGCAACTGTTTCCACAAAACCTGCCGCAAATGGACAGTTGGGGAAAATTGTGCTTCAACCGAAACAGACCATTTACGGAATTACAAAACAATACAGGATTTCGGAAACTGATCTCAGAAAACTTAATCCGGACCTTGAATCTCACATGAAGATCGGGGATGAAATTACCCTGCCTCTTGAAAGCATTAAAAAATATGGAGCCGGACAACAAGTTGCCGTTTCAACAGTAAAGCCTGAAGAAAAGGTCACAGATACACCTGCTGTTATAGCTTCAGAAGGAGAATATATTGTTCAACAGAAGGATAATTACTACAAAATTTCAAAACAGTTTAATCTTACAAGAGAAGAACTTTTTGTCTTAAATCCGGGACTTGAAGAGAAAGGCCTTAGACCGGGAGAAAAAATTTCGGTTAAAAAACCAGGAAACGCAAATGAATCCGGCGCAGATGTTTTTGGAGAAACAAACAATTCAAAGGCAAAAGTAGATTCCGGAAACGAAAACGCTTCGAAGGATGAGAATACTGCCTCTTCTGATGATTATGTTACTTACACTGTTCAGCAGGGAGATACGGTATTTTCCATTGTCAATAAATTCGGGATTTCGATCGATGAATTAACTGCATTAAACCCGGAGTTATCTCGTGGATTAAAAACAGGAATGGTGTTAAAAATCAAAAAGCTTGATCCTGCCTATGTGAAGAAAAATGGAGATGCACTGAGTGTTGTGGTAATGCTGCCTTTCGGATACAGCACCGGAGAAACTCAGTACAGAACCATGGCATTAGATTTCCTTACAGGAGCAAAATTAGCCATTGAACGAAATGCGAGAAACGGGCAGAAATTAGATGTGAAAATCGTAGATTCCGGAAATGAAGCGTCTTTCCGAAACTCACTCACACAGATAAACCCTGATAATACCGATCTCATCATTGGACCATTCTTTAAGTCGAATGTCATAGATGTTCTCGATTTTACAAAAAATCAGAAAATTCCGATTGTAGCACCTTTTGCCAACTCTCCGGAATTATATAACTACAGCAATCTTATTATCGTTGAGACCAATGACCAAACCTATGCTGATAAAATTGTTGAAGAAGTAAAGGCGGCATATTCTGATCAGAAAATATATATTGTGGCAGATGCTAAAAAGGAAAATGCAAACTACATCAAGGCGGGCCTTGAAAAAATATTAAAAAATCCTAATGTTACGATTGTAAATTCAGCAGCAGATGTTCAGCTTGATCAGAATATGATGACCGGTCAGTCTGCTCCGGTAATTGCTATTCTTGCAAGCGACAATGATGCGATAGGAGAAGCCTTTGCCAACAGGGTTATTGCATTGTCGAAGGAAGTTCAGGGAGTAAAAGCATTCAGTATGCATTATGTTCCTGCATTTGAGAAAAAAGTGGATGATCTCGCTCTGGCCAATCTGGTGTATCTTATGGACAGAAAAATCAATACAGAAGGAAACTTTGAAAAAGAAATTCTTGCAGCTTATAAAACCAAATATTGTAAAACACCCCCAAAATATGCCATCATCGGTTTTGATGTCGTTAACGATATGCTTACCCGTGAAAATAAAAAAGGCGAGATTTTTAGACAAATCAATAAAGTTCAGACACAGCTGGCGACAAAATTTGAGTTTGTAAAATCTAAAGCAAATGGTGCATACGTAAATACAGGCTACCGTGTTATCAGATTGGTTCAATAA
- the bshC gene encoding bacillithiol biosynthesis cysteine-adding enzyme BshC, with protein MKTINKISFQDIATIPQLVKDFLNQNIEGFEENTFSLQNFKNKIHEKQNAFKPEKREILAEILENQLSGLTISPRQRQNIQYIKLENTFTITTGHQLNLFSGPVFFVYKILQTIKTCSYLKDNFPEFNFVPVYWMASEDHDFAEINHFKTENNYYEINEKFGGAVGRIPLSDTFFISEFEKEFKDYVFGTELILMLKEAYKAGNTLTQAIQILVNRLFSDFGLLILDGDSKELKTQMKETFRDELVNFSLHEESKQKVDFLTGRYGKVQVNPREINLFYLTETRDRIDFDGKNYNIIDKNTQFTTEEILNELENYPEKFSPNALMRPVYQETILPNLAYIGGNAEIMYWLELKDYFTKINLPFPILIPRNSMLFLNKKTLGKIEKLQLKIEDFFQNFTAITNHKILDNNEILRLLEEKESQLIHQFAELKATVETTEKSFGNMVKAEEVRQMKSFKRMKKRLLHAEKIKQKELLERLENLFLDVHPSKNWQERVYNFSVFFADYGNAWLETCLEEMQIDESKLIILAI; from the coding sequence TTGAAAACAATAAACAAAATATCTTTTCAGGATATAGCTACTATTCCTCAACTGGTAAAGGACTTTTTAAATCAAAATATTGAGGGTTTCGAAGAAAATACATTTTCTTTACAAAACTTTAAAAATAAAATACATGAAAAGCAAAATGCTTTCAAACCGGAGAAAAGAGAGATTCTCGCTGAAATATTGGAAAATCAGCTTTCAGGTCTAACAATTTCACCTAGACAAAGGCAAAATATACAGTATATAAAGCTTGAAAATACATTTACAATTACTACAGGTCATCAGCTGAACCTTTTTTCGGGGCCGGTTTTTTTTGTGTATAAAATTCTGCAGACCATCAAAACATGTTCTTATTTAAAAGACAACTTTCCGGAATTCAATTTTGTTCCGGTGTACTGGATGGCTTCGGAAGATCACGATTTTGCAGAGATCAATCATTTTAAAACCGAAAACAATTATTATGAAATTAATGAAAAGTTCGGTGGAGCAGTAGGAAGAATTCCTCTAAGTGATACGTTTTTCATCTCAGAATTCGAAAAAGAATTTAAAGATTATGTTTTTGGAACCGAATTAATTTTAATGTTGAAAGAAGCTTATAAAGCCGGAAATACTTTAACGCAGGCCATTCAGATATTGGTTAATCGCCTGTTTTCAGATTTCGGTTTGCTCATTCTTGACGGAGATTCTAAGGAATTGAAAACACAAATGAAAGAAACCTTCAGAGACGAACTTGTGAATTTCAGTCTGCATGAAGAATCAAAACAAAAAGTAGATTTCTTAACGGGGAGATACGGTAAAGTTCAGGTCAACCCACGTGAAATTAATCTTTTTTACCTCACGGAAACCAGAGATAGAATTGATTTTGACGGGAAGAATTATAATATCATTGATAAAAACACACAGTTTACAACAGAAGAAATTCTGAATGAGCTTGAAAATTATCCCGAAAAATTCAGCCCGAATGCGCTGATGCGCCCAGTTTACCAGGAAACCATACTACCCAATCTGGCCTATATCGGAGGAAATGCAGAAATCATGTACTGGCTCGAACTGAAAGATTATTTCACCAAAATTAATCTGCCTTTCCCTATTCTGATTCCAAGAAATTCAATGTTGTTTCTGAATAAAAAAACATTAGGGAAAATTGAAAAGCTGCAATTAAAAATTGAAGATTTTTTTCAGAATTTTACAGCCATTACCAATCATAAAATCTTAGATAACAATGAAATTTTAAGATTGCTGGAAGAAAAAGAAAGTCAGTTGATACATCAGTTTGCAGAACTAAAAGCAACTGTGGAAACTACTGAAAAATCTTTCGGAAATATGGTAAAAGCAGAAGAAGTGAGACAGATGAAATCTTTTAAAAGAATGAAGAAAAGACTCCTTCACGCAGAAAAAATCAAACAGAAAGAATTGCTCGAAAGGCTCGAAAATCTGTTTCTCGATGTACATCCTTCCAAAAACTGGCAGGAAAGAGTATACAATTTTAGTGTCTTTTTTGCAGACTATGGTAATGCATGGCTTGAGACTTGTTTAGAAGAAATGCAAATTGACGAGTCTAAATTAATAATTCTTGCCATTTAA
- a CDS encoding putative porin, with amino-acid sequence MKYILSIILFFSLTVNAQVKNKTDSNQLPKNGEDTLVIDSGTKDSLKIFKPTINDYLYQTQFAEKKVFDTVMTFDKTYIFSQYNNRDNFGRVQVANIGAGFNPLTYELNPEQNLALLPTNKSYGILGVNDIHYYDVKTPTATFIYHNAIKNGAALRSSYTQNIGKRFNFSLEYSGLRSQGMYRNSLAANNNTLFTGHYISKSGNYELFAHYLHQNVNNQENGGIAVDSLFLNGDSDSRNRQNMQVNLASSSSQFSYRRYYLTHQFAPFNSDKIPFKIRHTISHQGNKYFYTQESPEAFWYEAPQQLVADAPLSSKKYSDNFSNTISLVWDNEKFKLDAGVRYQMLKLGSSQIVLPLLEIPTEIKENRIGAVGNLQIRLFDKFQLNSFLEISNGSQFGSYLRTANNLKFEPIKDYFVNAKLNFQTAYPSFNYLLNTSVYNNFNYYFQDAKNQTVMEAGGSLNLKWFKTELFANYFRIENYTYFDAAAMPKQSESSVNISQIGGDATFSYGKFHLNTRLQFQNVLTNKDLLPLPGFIGRANFFYQSKAFKNAAEIQAGVKVYYFSKFASREYFPILNEYILPGTGSFSIGGEPIADVYFNMKVKKMFFFIEGQQIGTVISHNKAYAFPSYPVYDFRLNIGIVWYLFN; translated from the coding sequence ATGAAGTATATACTTTCCATCATACTCTTCTTTAGCCTTACGGTAAACGCTCAGGTAAAAAATAAGACCGATTCAAATCAGCTTCCAAAGAACGGAGAAGATACCCTGGTTATTGATTCAGGAACAAAAGATTCTTTAAAAATCTTTAAGCCAACCATTAATGATTATTTATATCAGACCCAATTTGCAGAAAAAAAGGTATTTGATACGGTGATGACATTTGACAAAACCTATATCTTTTCACAATACAACAACAGGGACAATTTTGGGAGGGTTCAGGTCGCTAATATCGGTGCAGGTTTTAACCCTCTTACCTACGAACTTAATCCCGAACAAAATCTGGCGCTCTTGCCCACCAATAAATCTTATGGCATTCTTGGTGTTAATGATATCCATTACTATGATGTAAAGACACCCACCGCAACATTTATTTACCATAATGCCATTAAAAACGGGGCCGCTCTTAGATCTTCCTATACCCAGAATATCGGAAAAAGATTTAATTTTTCTCTGGAATACAGCGGATTACGATCTCAGGGAATGTACAGGAACTCCTTGGCAGCCAATAACAACACATTGTTTACCGGACACTATATTTCCAAAAGCGGAAATTACGAATTGTTCGCACATTATCTTCATCAGAACGTTAACAACCAGGAAAACGGGGGAATTGCTGTAGACAGTCTTTTCTTAAATGGTGACAGTGACTCTCGAAACAGGCAGAATATGCAAGTAAATCTGGCTTCTTCAAGCTCGCAGTTTTCCTATCGAAGATATTACCTGACCCATCAGTTTGCACCATTTAACTCTGATAAAATTCCTTTTAAGATAAGACACACCATCTCCCACCAGGGAAACAAATATTTTTATACTCAGGAATCACCGGAAGCATTTTGGTATGAAGCTCCGCAACAGCTTGTGGCAGACGCTCCGTTGTCATCAAAAAAATATTCAGACAATTTTAGCAATACAATAAGTCTGGTTTGGGATAACGAAAAATTTAAACTTGATGCGGGAGTCCGATATCAAATGCTGAAATTAGGTTCAAGTCAGATTGTTCTGCCTTTGCTTGAAATTCCTACAGAGATCAAAGAAAACAGAATCGGGGCGGTGGGAAATTTACAGATCAGGTTATTCGATAAATTTCAGCTCAATTCATTTCTGGAAATCTCCAATGGAAGCCAGTTTGGAAGTTACCTGAGAACAGCGAATAACCTCAAATTCGAGCCGATAAAAGATTATTTTGTAAATGCAAAGCTTAATTTTCAGACCGCTTACCCATCGTTCAACTATCTTCTCAACACTTCAGTTTATAACAATTTTAATTACTATTTTCAGGATGCAAAAAACCAGACCGTAATGGAAGCCGGTGGAAGCCTTAATCTGAAATGGTTTAAAACCGAATTGTTTGCCAATTACTTCAGAATTGAAAATTATACCTACTTTGATGCAGCTGCAATGCCGAAACAAAGTGAAAGCTCAGTGAATATCTCCCAGATTGGAGGCGACGCGACATTCAGCTACGGAAAATTTCATTTGAATACAAGACTGCAATTCCAGAATGTACTGACCAACAAAGATCTTCTGCCATTGCCGGGATTTATCGGGCGGGCCAACTTCTTTTATCAGTCAAAAGCGTTTAAAAATGCAGCCGAAATACAAGCCGGAGTAAAAGTTTATTACTTCTCAAAATTTGCATCCAGAGAATATTTCCCGATCCTTAATGAATATATTCTGCCGGGAACAGGTTCTTTTTCAATTGGCGGAGAACCGATTGCCGATGTATATTTTAATATGAAAGTTAAAAAAATGTTCTTCTTCATTGAAGGACAGCAGATCGGAACAGTTATTTCCCACAATAAAGCCTATGCATTTCCAAGCTATCCGGTCTACGACTTTAGATTGAATATCGGGATTGTATGGTATTTGTTCAACTAA